Proteins from a single region of Egicoccus sp. AB-alg2:
- the nusA gene encoding transcription termination factor NusA translates to MKIDIDALRQIEREKGIDFLTVVEAFETAMASAYKRSHNATADEARVTVDRTTGEVTLYAQELDDEGNIVSEWREEPRDFGRIVAQTAKQVLLQRLREAEREVTYGEFVGREGDIISGQISQQGNVTLIELGRTEALLPYAEQIPNERLEHGAHTRAVVIEVRKQARGAQIVASRTHPALVVGLFALEVPEIEEGIVEIKGIAREAGHRTKVAVMSNDANVDAVGACVGPGGQRARAVQKELHADELERIDIVRWADEPEDLVANALSPAKVSNVYLYPDDGTAMVIVPDYQLSLAIGREGQNARLAARLTGWRIDIKSETQFAEEQRAFQEAFEKGLIDEYGNPLSAEGEAAIEAAVQTAEAARQTALEEGEQPGAAGDAAPADAEEAGA, encoded by the coding sequence ATGAAGATCGACATCGACGCCCTGCGCCAGATCGAGCGCGAGAAGGGCATCGACTTCCTCACGGTCGTCGAGGCGTTCGAGACCGCGATGGCCTCGGCCTACAAGCGCTCGCACAACGCGACCGCCGACGAGGCCCGCGTCACGGTCGACCGGACGACGGGTGAGGTGACGCTGTACGCCCAGGAACTCGACGACGAGGGCAACATCGTCTCCGAGTGGCGCGAGGAGCCCAGGGACTTCGGGCGCATCGTGGCCCAGACCGCCAAGCAGGTGCTGCTGCAGCGGCTGCGCGAGGCCGAGCGCGAGGTCACCTACGGCGAGTTCGTCGGCCGCGAGGGCGACATCATCTCCGGCCAGATCAGCCAGCAGGGCAACGTCACCCTGATCGAGCTCGGCCGCACCGAGGCGCTGCTGCCCTACGCCGAACAGATCCCCAACGAGCGGCTCGAGCACGGCGCCCACACCCGCGCGGTCGTGATCGAGGTCCGCAAGCAGGCCCGCGGCGCCCAGATCGTCGCCTCGCGGACCCACCCGGCGCTGGTCGTCGGCCTGTTCGCGCTCGAGGTGCCGGAGATCGAGGAAGGCATCGTCGAGATCAAGGGCATCGCCCGCGAGGCCGGGCACCGCACCAAGGTCGCGGTGATGAGCAACGACGCCAACGTCGACGCCGTCGGCGCGTGTGTCGGTCCGGGGGGCCAGCGGGCGCGTGCGGTCCAGAAGGAGCTGCACGCCGACGAGCTCGAGCGCATCGACATCGTGCGCTGGGCCGACGAGCCGGAGGACCTGGTCGCCAACGCGCTGTCGCCGGCCAAGGTCAGCAACGTCTATCTCTACCCGGACGACGGCACGGCCATGGTGATCGTGCCCGACTACCAGCTGTCGCTGGCCATCGGCCGCGAGGGGCAGAACGCCCGGCTCGCGGCCCGCTTGACCGGCTGGCGGATCGACATCAAGTCGGAGACCCAGTTCGCCGAGGAACAGCGTGCGTTCCAGGAGGCGTTCGAGAAGGGGCTCATCGACGAGTACGGCAACCCCCTCTCCGCCGAGGGCGAGGCAGCCATCGAAGCGGCCGTACAAACCGCCGAGGCTGCCCGCCAGACGGCGCTCGAGGAGGGCGAGCAGCCCGGTGCCGCGGGCGACGCCGCGCCGGCAGACGCCGAGGAGGCGGGCGCCTAG
- a CDS encoding YlxR family protein, giving the protein MADPRTRRAWPNPAERCPASQDQPGASKEVPLVREAPRQPVRTCVACRTARAQHELLRLARTPDGIRFDADGRLPGRGAYLCHDPHCLETAARRGASGLRRALRGGSEAEALAALATIRDQGSTTRARGRPTHAPGDTTRAQGDGPPTGPDEDVQHQVPDGTVRSENA; this is encoded by the coding sequence GTGGCGGATCCGCGGACCCGGCGAGCGTGGCCGAACCCTGCCGAGCGGTGTCCGGCCAGCCAGGACCAACCAGGAGCCTCGAAGGAAGTACCCTTGGTGCGCGAAGCGCCCCGTCAGCCGGTCCGGACCTGTGTCGCCTGCCGTACCGCGCGAGCCCAGCATGAGCTGCTGCGGTTGGCCCGGACGCCCGACGGGATCCGCTTCGACGCAGATGGGCGCCTGCCCGGCCGGGGCGCCTATCTCTGCCACGATCCCCATTGCCTCGAAACCGCCGCACGCCGCGGCGCCAGTGGACTCCGGCGCGCGCTCCGCGGCGGCTCCGAGGCAGAGGCGCTCGCGGCACTCGCGACCATCCGCGACCAAGGCAGCACCACCCGCGCCCGAGGAAGACCGACCCACGCCCCAGGCGACACGACCCGCGCCCAGGGCGACGGCCCCCCGACGGGCCCCGACGAAGACGTGCAGCACCAGGTGCCGGACGGCACCGTGAGGAGCGAGAACGCGTGA
- the rbfA gene encoding 30S ribosome-binding factor RbfA gives MAKKRNPRVDRAVREAVADLLESEIADPRLQLITITEAEVTQDHEVATIYYSTLDPTLVSGDPRRTGGDRLPEAHEVEAGLEAAAPRLRGLVGRRARLRTSPELRFRPDPVVEQANRVEQLLRDLGRGGADGQDQA, from the coding sequence ATGGCCAAGAAACGCAATCCCCGGGTCGACCGGGCCGTGCGCGAAGCCGTCGCCGACCTGCTCGAGTCCGAGATCGCCGACCCGCGCCTGCAGCTGATCACGATCACCGAGGCCGAGGTCACCCAGGACCACGAGGTCGCGACGATCTACTACTCGACGCTGGACCCGACGCTGGTCAGCGGCGACCCGCGGCGCACCGGCGGCGACCGCCTGCCCGAGGCCCACGAGGTCGAGGCCGGCCTGGAGGCGGCGGCCCCGCGTCTGCGCGGGCTCGTCGGCCGTCGGGCGCGTCTGCGGACCTCGCCGGAGCTGCGTTTCCGCCCTGACCCCGTCGTCGAGCAGGCCAACCGGGTCGAGCAGCTGCTGCGGGATCTCGGCCGTGGTGGCGCCGACGGCCAGGACCAGGCGTGA
- a CDS encoding DUF503 domain-containing protein, giving the protein MHFGVARVDLHLPGIDSLKGKRALLNRARSRLQNELGVSVAEVGDQDRWQRAVLGVAVAASTHTGVDRVLDRVTAVLERDPRMVVLGTEDLADTLDADGSGLPPLS; this is encoded by the coding sequence GTGCATTTCGGGGTCGCACGCGTGGACCTGCACCTGCCCGGCATCGACAGCCTCAAGGGCAAGCGTGCGCTGCTCAACCGCGCCCGCTCGCGGCTGCAGAACGAACTCGGTGTGTCCGTGGCCGAGGTCGGCGACCAGGACCGCTGGCAACGCGCCGTGCTCGGCGTCGCCGTCGCCGCCTCCACCCACACCGGCGTCGACCGGGTGCTCGACCGCGTGACCGCGGTCCTCGAGCGCGACCCCCGTATGGTCGTGCTCGGCACGGAAGACCTCGCCGACACGCTCGACGCCGACGGTTCCGGGCTGCCCCCGCTGTCCTGA
- the infB gene encoding translation initiation factor IF-2, protein MSNKVRVYELAKETGLHNKEVLRRLTDLGVDAKSHSSSISDGDAAKFRESLGKTEAERRAEEAAKRKREQEELERYRSIQAAAPPEGKKAAKVLPPHLRKQQEEQEAAKRAADAAAAAQAAAQAPAPASEQPAAPEQPAEQPAPASQPAPEAPAADAGQQAPAAGGDGAGPAASGTAPGGAAPGGPSRRMPGAPPPRLKPGEAPLRPPSQRGPTPPPTVTGGGVPPTRRTESNLPQEGSGRRSIPPPLRKAPARPQPQPGAPAGGRGGPAGGRGAPAGGRGGPGGAGRGGPGGPGGGRGAPGGPPGSPYRQPVGRGGPGGGPGGPGGGPGGRGGPGGPGGPSGTGGPGSGKTRRKKRKEKQTPQEQELARGPRRRDVPIEELIKTDRVEVLSGITVGELADKLGVPGAALVKKLFEMGEMATVQQTLPDDTVEILAGDLGVEVYFMSEEELEFGIETADDPEKLQPRPPVITVMGHVDHGKTLLLDAIRNTDVVSGEAGGITQHIGAYQISKDGRLITFIDTPGHEAFTAMRARGAQVTDVTILVVAANDGVMPQTEEAIAHAKAAEVPMVVAINKIDLEGADPIRVKTQLTEHDVVAEDFGGEVPTVEVSAKTGQGLDDLLEVVLLQADLLDLKANPDKDARGRVVEAHLDKGRGPVATVLVQNGTLHRGSILVAGTADGRVRAMFDENGNQVDEALPARPVQIIGLNDVPEAGDEFRVVDAERFARDVAERRAARERRKELAERRPTTLEEFTSAVQAGDKATLNVIIKADVSGSAEALEDALLKLELDEVQVRVIQKGVGAITQGDVRLAEASDAIIVAFNVRPGPNARDEIDRSGVDVRTYRIIYEAIEDIERAVKGLLAPEFREQIIGEAEVREIFKVPRAGFVFGCMVTRGEIQRDAGVRVIREGVVIAEDKMTSLRRFKDDVREVREGFECGIGLEKFQDVKEGDVFEAYVTVEVARD, encoded by the coding sequence GTGAGCAACAAGGTCCGCGTCTACGAACTGGCGAAGGAGACCGGCCTCCACAACAAGGAGGTCCTCCGTCGCCTGACCGACCTCGGCGTCGATGCCAAGAGCCACTCCTCGTCCATCTCGGACGGGGACGCCGCGAAATTCCGCGAGTCGCTCGGCAAGACCGAGGCCGAGCGCCGCGCCGAGGAAGCCGCGAAGCGCAAGCGCGAGCAGGAAGAGCTCGAGCGCTACCGCTCGATCCAGGCTGCCGCGCCGCCGGAGGGCAAGAAGGCCGCCAAGGTCCTGCCGCCGCACCTGCGCAAGCAGCAGGAGGAGCAGGAGGCCGCCAAGCGCGCCGCCGACGCCGCCGCGGCGGCCCAGGCCGCGGCGCAGGCGCCCGCGCCCGCCTCCGAGCAGCCCGCGGCGCCCGAGCAGCCCGCCGAGCAGCCGGCCCCCGCGTCGCAGCCCGCGCCCGAGGCACCCGCAGCCGACGCCGGCCAGCAGGCGCCGGCGGCCGGCGGTGACGGTGCCGGTCCCGCCGCGTCCGGCACGGCCCCCGGCGGAGCGGCCCCGGGTGGACCGTCGCGCCGCATGCCCGGTGCTCCGCCGCCGCGGCTCAAGCCCGGTGAGGCGCCCCTGCGTCCGCCGTCGCAGCGCGGCCCGACGCCGCCGCCGACGGTCACCGGCGGTGGCGTGCCGCCGACCCGGCGCACGGAGAGCAACCTGCCGCAGGAGGGCTCGGGTCGGCGCAGCATCCCGCCGCCGCTGCGCAAGGCGCCGGCGCGGCCACAACCGCAGCCCGGTGCGCCGGCCGGAGGCCGAGGCGGCCCCGCTGGTGGTCGTGGTGCGCCGGCAGGTGGCCGTGGTGGGCCCGGCGGTGCCGGTCGCGGCGGCCCGGGCGGTCCCGGCGGCGGTCGCGGTGCCCCGGGCGGCCCTCCGGGCTCGCCCTACCGGCAGCCGGTCGGCCGCGGCGGTCCCGGCGGCGGTCCTGGTGGCCCCGGCGGCGGTCCTGGCGGCCGTGGCGGCCCGGGTGGTCCCGGTGGCCCCTCCGGCACCGGTGGGCCGGGTTCGGGCAAGACCCGGCGCAAGAAGCGCAAGGAGAAGCAGACCCCGCAGGAGCAGGAGCTCGCGCGTGGTCCGCGGCGCCGTGACGTCCCGATCGAGGAGCTGATCAAGACCGACCGCGTCGAGGTGCTCTCCGGCATCACGGTCGGTGAGCTCGCCGACAAGCTCGGCGTGCCCGGTGCAGCCCTGGTCAAGAAGCTGTTCGAGATGGGCGAGATGGCGACGGTGCAGCAGACGCTGCCCGACGACACCGTGGAGATCCTCGCCGGCGACCTCGGGGTCGAGGTCTACTTCATGTCGGAGGAGGAGCTCGAATTCGGTATCGAGACCGCCGACGACCCGGAGAAGCTCCAGCCCCGCCCGCCGGTCATCACGGTCATGGGCCACGTCGACCACGGCAAGACGCTGCTGCTCGACGCCATCCGCAACACCGACGTCGTGTCGGGCGAGGCGGGCGGCATCACGCAGCACATCGGCGCCTACCAGATCAGCAAGGACGGGCGCCTGATCACCTTCATCGACACGCCGGGCCACGAGGCGTTCACCGCCATGCGTGCCCGGGGTGCCCAGGTGACCGACGTGACGATCCTGGTCGTCGCCGCCAACGACGGCGTCATGCCGCAGACCGAGGAGGCCATCGCACACGCGAAGGCCGCCGAGGTCCCCATGGTCGTGGCGATCAACAAGATCGACCTCGAGGGCGCCGACCCCATCCGGGTCAAGACCCAGCTGACCGAGCACGACGTCGTCGCCGAGGACTTCGGCGGCGAGGTGCCGACGGTCGAGGTCTCGGCCAAGACCGGCCAGGGGCTCGACGACCTGCTCGAGGTGGTCCTGCTGCAGGCCGACCTGCTCGACCTGAAGGCCAACCCGGACAAGGACGCCCGCGGTCGCGTCGTCGAGGCCCACCTCGACAAGGGCCGCGGTCCGGTCGCCACGGTGCTGGTGCAGAACGGCACCCTGCACCGTGGGTCCATCCTCGTCGCCGGCACGGCCGACGGCCGTGTCCGGGCCATGTTCGACGAGAACGGCAACCAGGTCGACGAGGCCCTGCCGGCCCGCCCGGTCCAGATCATCGGTCTCAACGACGTGCCGGAGGCCGGCGACGAGTTCCGTGTCGTCGACGCCGAGCGCTTCGCCCGTGACGTCGCCGAACGTCGGGCCGCCCGCGAGCGCCGCAAGGAGCTCGCCGAGCGCCGTCCGACGACCCTGGAGGAGTTCACCTCCGCGGTCCAGGCCGGCGACAAGGCGACCCTCAACGTCATCATCAAGGCCGACGTGTCCGGGTCCGCCGAGGCCCTCGAGGACGCCCTGCTGAAGCTGGAGCTCGACGAGGTCCAGGTGCGGGTGATCCAGAAGGGCGTGGGCGCGATCACGCAGGGCGACGTCCGTCTCGCCGAGGCGTCGGACGCCATCATCGTGGCGTTCAACGTCCGCCCGGGCCCCAACGCCCGCGACGAGATCGACCGCTCCGGCGTCGACGTACGCACGTACCGGATCATCTACGAGGCGATCGAGGACATCGAGCGCGCCGTCAAGGGCCTGCTCGCCCCGGAGTTCCGCGAGCAGATCATCGGCGAGGCCGAGGTCCGCGAGATCTTCAAGGTCCCGCGCGCCGGGTTCGTGTTCGGGTGCATGGTCACCCGGGGCGAGATCCAGCGCGACGCCGGCGTGCGCGTCATCCGCGAGGGTGTCGTGATCGCCGAGGACAAGATGACCTCGCTCCGCCGCTTCAAGGACGACGTCCGCGAGGTCCGCGAGGGCTTCGAGTGCGGCATCGGCCTGGAGAAGTTCCAGGACGTCAAGGAGGGCGACGTCTTCGAGGCCTACGTGACCGTCGAGGTCGCCCGCGACTGA
- the rimP gene encoding ribosome maturation factor RimP — protein MARTDDRQLPEAIRALASPLAEELDVELVDVEVKGQGTRRLVRLVADADGGLDVDVIATLSRRVGTALDERDLIPSSYTLEVTSPGVDRPLRRPRDFARNVGREVRVVRTEGLGELTGTVVVADESSVTLDVDGDEVVVALADVDHGKVVLPW, from the coding sequence ATGGCCAGGACCGACGACCGGCAGCTGCCGGAGGCGATCCGTGCCCTGGCATCGCCGCTGGCGGAGGAACTCGACGTGGAACTGGTCGACGTCGAGGTCAAGGGTCAGGGCACCCGGCGGCTGGTGCGCCTGGTGGCCGACGCCGACGGTGGCCTGGACGTGGACGTCATCGCCACGCTCTCGCGCCGCGTCGGCACCGCGCTCGACGAGCGGGACCTGATCCCGTCGAGCTACACGCTCGAGGTCACCTCACCGGGCGTGGACCGACCGCTGCGCCGCCCGCGCGACTTCGCCCGCAACGTCGGCCGCGAGGTCCGGGTCGTGCGCACCGAGGGGCTCGGCGAGCTCACCGGGACGGTCGTGGTGGCGGACGAGTCCAGCGTCACGCTGGACGTGGACGGCGACGAGGTCGTCGTCGCCCTCGCCGACGTCGACCACGGCAAGGTGGTCCTGCCGTGGTGA
- the ispG gene encoding flavodoxin-dependent (E)-4-hydroxy-3-methylbut-2-enyl-diphosphate synthase, which yields MPIVPSGPAPAPTPSGPTRRASRKIRLGPLEVGGDAPVSVQTMTVTPTHEADLTLQAIAACQAAGADAVRVAVPRREDAEALARIAEHARIPVIADIHFQWKYAVMAIEAGCAGVRINPGNIKKHDKVALLGRLADEAGVAIRIGVNGGSLEESVLEEFGGPTPEAMVESALREVRLLEDVDFHNTKISVKHSDPWTMIQTYRLLAERCDYPLHLGVTEAGPLKSGSIKSAVGIGALLAEGIGDTIRVSLSADPVEEVKAGIAILESLHLRERGLDVVSCPSCGRAQVDVWTLAEDVQKGLEGKIDVPLRVAVMGCVVNGPGEAREADLGVAAGNGKGEIIQKGQRIATVREEDIVEALVHYATEMAEEIRSERGSGTPSVVS from the coding sequence TTGCCCATCGTGCCCTCCGGCCCCGCGCCGGCACCGACGCCGTCGGGACCGACGCGCCGGGCGTCGCGCAAGATCCGGCTCGGCCCGCTCGAGGTCGGCGGTGACGCCCCGGTGAGCGTGCAGACCATGACCGTCACGCCGACGCACGAGGCGGACCTCACGCTGCAGGCCATCGCCGCCTGCCAGGCGGCCGGGGCCGACGCCGTGCGTGTGGCGGTACCGCGCCGCGAGGACGCCGAGGCGCTGGCGCGCATCGCCGAGCACGCGCGCATCCCCGTCATCGCCGACATCCACTTCCAGTGGAAGTACGCGGTCATGGCCATCGAGGCCGGCTGCGCCGGCGTGCGCATCAACCCGGGCAACATCAAGAAGCACGACAAGGTCGCCCTGCTGGGTCGGCTGGCGGACGAGGCCGGCGTCGCGATCCGCATCGGCGTCAACGGCGGTTCGCTCGAGGAGAGCGTCCTCGAGGAGTTCGGCGGCCCCACGCCGGAGGCGATGGTCGAGTCCGCCCTGCGCGAGGTGCGCCTGCTCGAGGACGTCGACTTCCACAACACGAAGATCTCCGTCAAGCACTCCGACCCCTGGACCATGATCCAGACCTACCGGCTGCTGGCCGAGCGCTGCGACTACCCGCTGCACCTCGGGGTCACCGAGGCCGGGCCGCTGAAGTCCGGGTCGATCAAGTCCGCCGTCGGCATCGGCGCCCTGCTCGCCGAGGGCATCGGGGACACCATCCGGGTCTCGCTGTCGGCCGACCCGGTCGAAGAGGTCAAGGCCGGGATCGCGATCCTGGAGTCCCTGCACCTACGCGAACGAGGTCTGGACGTCGTGTCCTGCCCCTCGTGCGGTCGCGCCCAGGTCGACGTCTGGACCCTGGCCGAGGACGTCCAGAAGGGCCTCGAGGGCAAGATCGACGTCCCGCTGCGCGTCGCCGTGATGGGCTGCGTCGTCAACGGCCCCGGCGAGGCCCGCGAGGCCGACCTCGGCGTCGCCGCCGGCAACGGCAAGGGCGAGATCATCCAAAAGGGCCAGCGCATTGCGACGGTCCGCGAGGAGGACATCGTCGAGGCGCTGGTCCACTACGCCACCGAGATGGCCGAGGAGATCCGCTCGGAACGGGGGTCGGGAACGCCCAGCGTCGTCTCCTGA